One genomic window of Cupriavidus sp. P-10 includes the following:
- a CDS encoding NYN domain-containing protein, whose protein sequence is MVTPKLVAKIEAEEPALRLAVLIDADNAQAAVIEGILGEVARFGEATVKRIYGDFTSPQSASWKKVLQTYAIKPVQQFAYTSGKNATDSTLIIDAMDLLYTRRFGGFCLVTSDSDFTGLATRIREEGLVVLGFGEQKTPDAFRNACNKFVLTELLRPAPAEAVPAAGPKPETATVPMITPAGSGIKAPVPSFPRDFMLSAIDQSSDENGWAHLGTFGSYLTKLQPDFDPRVYGFKKLSDLVRSRQDIFVTEERTPPGQTQKQLYLKSK, encoded by the coding sequence ATGGTTACTCCAAAACTAGTTGCCAAGATCGAAGCTGAAGAACCCGCACTGCGGCTTGCTGTTCTGATCGACGCGGACAACGCGCAAGCCGCGGTCATTGAGGGCATTCTTGGCGAAGTGGCTCGGTTTGGCGAGGCAACGGTGAAGCGCATCTATGGCGATTTCACGTCGCCGCAGAGCGCCTCGTGGAAGAAGGTGCTGCAGACGTACGCCATCAAGCCGGTTCAGCAGTTCGCATACACCAGCGGAAAGAACGCTACCGACAGTACACTTATCATCGACGCAATGGATTTGCTTTACACCCGGCGGTTCGGTGGCTTTTGCCTAGTGACGAGCGACAGCGACTTTACCGGGCTGGCGACTCGGATTCGGGAAGAAGGATTGGTCGTCCTGGGTTTTGGAGAGCAGAAGACGCCTGATGCCTTTCGGAATGCCTGTAACAAATTCGTGCTCACTGAACTGCTTCGACCCGCTCCGGCGGAGGCCGTACCCGCTGCAGGGCCCAAACCTGAAACCGCAACTGTCCCTATGATTACGCCGGCAGGCTCCGGGATAAAAGCGCCAGTGCCAAGTTTCCCGAGGGATTTCATGCTTTCTGCGATTGACCAGTCATCGGACGAGAATGGCTGGGCACATCTCGGTACCTTTGGGAGCTACCTCACGAAGCTGCAACCTGACTTTGACCCACGGGTTTATGGGTTCAAGAAGCTATCCGATCTGGTGAGATCGCGCCAGGACATCTTTGTGACCGAAGAGCGCACTCCGCCGGGTCAAACTCAGAAGCAGCTCTACCTAAAGTCCAAGTGA
- a CDS encoding helix-hairpin-helix domain-containing protein, which yields MNKTLFTAGGTVIQLGAEMGVGGEGAVFDVPSRPKQVAKVYHAKHLPAPQKAAKLAFMASTADDLLLSYAAWPQDTLHSSKGGPMVGFLMPKVSGKAPVHMVYSPAHRRQDRPKAAWDFLLFVARNTAAAFDVLHRHGHVLGDVNQGNVLVGDDSKVVLIDSDSFQVDARGTLHYCEVGVSHFTPPELQGLSSFKGFKRTANHDNFGLALLIFHLLFGGRHPYSGVPLRDGVGESLEGDIKAFRFAYARDARNRGFQPPPRTIPLSLVPKPMEDMFYTAFTEQGTAKRPIAADWMHALDDLRQKLTKCSTSPAHVYPNHQSTCPWCALERDGVLYFVYLASTKIPTSSGFVLAQVWGLIEAVQPPPAIVIPNVTSAGLKPTPLPGNIRSKRSISVYKALVIILAVGLTVAFPMAWLLTVIGGFVAYSKVVSSANGKCEAENTRRRKTLSNAEYELEALVEQLKKDAGPEVFRQKKQELKTYRHEYEQLPNREKQELTALTAGAEARQREKFLQTCFIDIADISGLGPSRKTALRSFGIETAADVTKSRVMQVQGFGESRTRAVLDWRASCERRFRFNPATAVTAADQNAVKLRIHQRRVALEGLLKNGAAVLKSCQEAAVRKISEAQFKLTSLATDVEQARLDVTVIA from the coding sequence ATGAACAAGACTCTGTTCACCGCTGGCGGCACGGTGATTCAACTCGGAGCAGAAATGGGCGTGGGCGGTGAAGGCGCGGTCTTCGACGTGCCAAGCCGTCCCAAGCAGGTTGCCAAGGTCTACCACGCCAAGCATCTGCCTGCCCCCCAAAAGGCCGCGAAGTTAGCCTTCATGGCCTCCACTGCCGACGACCTGCTGCTAAGTTATGCAGCTTGGCCACAGGACACGCTGCACAGCTCAAAAGGTGGCCCAATGGTGGGGTTTCTGATGCCAAAGGTATCAGGCAAAGCCCCGGTCCATATGGTCTATAGCCCTGCACACCGTCGCCAAGACCGGCCCAAGGCCGCATGGGATTTTCTCCTGTTCGTCGCCCGCAACACTGCGGCAGCATTCGACGTCCTGCATCGTCATGGGCATGTGCTTGGCGACGTCAACCAGGGGAATGTACTCGTAGGCGATGACAGCAAAGTTGTCCTGATTGACAGCGACTCCTTTCAGGTTGATGCCCGAGGTACGCTGCATTACTGTGAGGTTGGGGTTTCGCACTTCACCCCGCCTGAGTTGCAGGGCCTGTCCTCCTTCAAAGGCTTCAAGCGGACTGCAAATCACGACAACTTCGGGCTCGCCCTCCTCATCTTCCACCTGCTATTTGGCGGCCGGCACCCCTACTCCGGCGTTCCTCTGCGAGACGGTGTCGGCGAATCCCTGGAGGGCGACATCAAGGCGTTCCGTTTCGCCTATGCGCGGGATGCGCGAAACCGAGGATTCCAGCCTCCGCCGCGCACCATCCCCTTGTCCCTGGTTCCCAAACCCATGGAGGATATGTTCTACACAGCCTTCACCGAACAGGGGACAGCAAAAAGGCCCATCGCGGCAGATTGGATGCATGCGCTGGATGACCTTCGGCAAAAGCTAACGAAGTGCTCGACCTCTCCCGCTCACGTCTACCCCAACCATCAGAGCACCTGCCCTTGGTGCGCACTGGAACGGGACGGCGTGCTGTACTTCGTTTACCTGGCCTCCACCAAGATACCTACTTCAAGCGGATTTGTTCTCGCTCAAGTGTGGGGACTTATCGAGGCCGTCCAGCCACCTCCGGCCATCGTCATTCCAAACGTCACGTCGGCCGGACTTAAGCCCACCCCGCTACCGGGTAACATCCGGAGCAAGCGTTCGATTTCAGTCTACAAGGCGCTTGTGATTATCCTGGCTGTCGGCCTCACGGTGGCCTTTCCGATGGCTTGGCTACTGACTGTGATTGGGGGTTTTGTTGCTTACTCTAAGGTGGTTAGTTCGGCAAATGGAAAGTGCGAAGCTGAGAATACTCGCCGTCGTAAGACCCTCAGTAATGCCGAGTATGAGCTGGAGGCCTTGGTTGAGCAGCTCAAGAAGGACGCAGGACCAGAAGTGTTTAGGCAGAAAAAGCAGGAACTGAAAACGTATCGCCACGAGTACGAGCAGCTACCCAACCGGGAGAAGCAAGAGCTGACTGCGCTAACAGCAGGTGCGGAAGCGCGCCAACGCGAAAAATTTCTGCAAACCTGCTTCATTGACATCGCCGATATTTCGGGGCTGGGCCCAAGTCGTAAGACTGCTCTGCGGTCATTCGGCATTGAAACCGCTGCAGACGTAACAAAATCCCGTGTCATGCAGGTGCAAGGCTTTGGAGAGAGCCGAACCAGGGCAGTTTTGGACTGGCGCGCCAGCTGCGAGCGCCGGTTCCGGTTCAACCCCGCCACCGCCGTAACAGCGGCCGACCAGAATGCCGTCAAGCTGCGGATTCATCAGCGCCGGGTCGCCCTTGAAGGCCTCCTCAAGAACGGCGCGGCGGTACTGAAGTCGTGCCAGGAGGCAGCGGTGCGCAAGATTAGCGAGGCCCAGTTCAAGCTGACCAGTCTCGCCACGGATGTCGAGCAGGCCAGGCTGGACGTGACGGTGATTGCTTGA
- the hxsC gene encoding His-Xaa-Ser system radical SAM maturase HxsC produces MLTLSGRVIRITEDKVDRQHVPAPRRQFCLSTNRNLPLPLRESRAYLARSAEPVPGGFTHYFAFNSRPLSLADDVPCTLLGDEFSYLADGDVVSLTDDGRIRALFRATSEHNSILLTEQCNNYCLMCSQPPKKVNDSWLLDEAMETVRLIPRNTRSLGITGGEPTLFGKGFLDLLHQIKNWLPRTSLHILSNGRTFSDVAFAEQYAAVQHPDVMIGIPVYSADPARHDYVVQAEGAFDETIRGILNLKRLNQKVEIRVVVHKQTYEGLPALAEFIARNLLFVDHVALMGLEMTGFTRANLDALWIDPADYKAELSKAVRILRSYGLRTSVYNHQLCLVNPDVEPAYVKSISDWKNEYASECGSCTRQSECGGFFSSGIQHGYSRSIRAFT; encoded by the coding sequence ATGCTAACACTTTCAGGTCGAGTAATACGTATCACTGAGGACAAGGTCGATCGGCAACACGTGCCAGCACCTCGACGACAGTTCTGCCTCAGTACGAATCGTAATCTTCCGCTCCCATTGAGGGAGTCACGAGCTTACTTGGCGCGTTCCGCAGAACCGGTACCCGGTGGCTTCACGCACTACTTCGCGTTCAACAGCCGTCCTCTAAGCTTGGCCGATGATGTGCCTTGTACTCTGTTAGGCGACGAGTTCTCTTACCTCGCAGATGGCGACGTGGTCAGCTTGACCGATGACGGTAGGATCAGGGCCCTCTTCAGGGCGACGTCTGAGCACAACAGCATCCTCCTTACCGAGCAGTGCAACAACTATTGCTTGATGTGCTCCCAACCGCCAAAGAAAGTCAATGACAGCTGGCTGTTGGACGAAGCAATGGAGACCGTGCGTTTAATTCCGCGGAACACCCGTTCATTGGGCATTACCGGCGGAGAGCCAACACTGTTCGGCAAAGGGTTTTTAGATTTGCTTCACCAGATCAAGAACTGGTTGCCACGTACGTCTCTGCACATTCTCTCCAACGGCCGCACATTCTCTGACGTTGCGTTCGCCGAACAGTATGCAGCAGTCCAGCACCCGGATGTCATGATAGGCATCCCGGTGTACTCGGCGGACCCGGCACGACACGACTATGTCGTCCAGGCCGAAGGTGCCTTTGATGAGACGATTCGAGGCATTCTGAACCTCAAGCGCCTTAATCAGAAAGTCGAGATTCGTGTCGTCGTGCACAAGCAAACCTATGAAGGACTGCCAGCACTCGCTGAATTCATTGCACGGAACCTTCTGTTTGTAGACCACGTCGCCCTAATGGGACTGGAGATGACCGGTTTCACCCGCGCGAACCTGGACGCGCTATGGATCGACCCTGCCGACTACAAAGCCGAGCTCAGTAAGGCTGTCCGGATTCTGAGAAGCTATGGGCTTCGGACATCAGTCTATAACCATCAGTTGTGCTTGGTGAATCCTGACGTCGAGCCCGCTTATGTCAAGTCCATCTCTGATTGGAAGAACGAATACGCGTCCGAATGCGGATCCTGTACGCGACAGAGCGAGTGCGGTGGATTCTTCTCTTCTGGCATTCAGCATGGCTACAGCAGGTCGATTCGCGCATTCACGTAG
- a CDS encoding competence protein CoiA family protein: MKFAVVNGERQEAQPGLSGTCPSCARPVVAKCGEIKVWHWAHQGGRACDPWWENETEWHRAWKSEFPTGWQEVVHKAENGEKHIADVRTDQGWVIEFQYSFLQPEERRSRNAFYQHLAWVVDGTRRKRDRAQFLAALQAGVSLRSGFPIRRVYPDECALLREWGETKAPVFFDFGDGPSLWWILAKGSSGNAYVAPFSRADFVAIHRDGATEMARDFQALVNDLGRLIADYERQTTRQAPSFSMPLSRGRSRGRL, encoded by the coding sequence ATGAAATTTGCTGTCGTGAATGGAGAGCGCCAAGAGGCCCAGCCTGGACTATCGGGCACCTGCCCGTCATGTGCCCGACCGGTGGTAGCGAAGTGCGGGGAAATCAAGGTCTGGCACTGGGCTCACCAAGGAGGTAGAGCTTGCGACCCATGGTGGGAAAACGAGACGGAATGGCACCGGGCGTGGAAGAGTGAGTTTCCTACCGGCTGGCAAGAGGTCGTTCACAAAGCTGAGAATGGCGAGAAGCACATCGCAGACGTCAGGACCGATCAAGGCTGGGTGATTGAGTTCCAATACTCCTTCCTTCAGCCCGAAGAGCGTCGATCGCGCAATGCCTTCTACCAACACCTCGCTTGGGTAGTGGATGGGACGAGGAGGAAGAGAGATCGCGCGCAGTTCCTTGCAGCCTTGCAGGCCGGCGTATCACTCCGTTCAGGCTTCCCGATACGCAGAGTCTATCCAGATGAATGCGCTTTGCTACGGGAATGGGGAGAGACCAAGGCGCCGGTGTTCTTCGACTTCGGGGATGGACCGTCTCTTTGGTGGATTCTCGCTAAAGGGTCCAGCGGGAATGCTTATGTCGCCCCGTTCTCGCGAGCAGACTTCGTGGCAATCCATCGCGATGGGGCCACAGAGATGGCGAGGGACTTCCAGGCGCTAGTGAATGACCTTGGCAGACTCATTGCCGACTACGAAAGACAAACCACCCGTCAGGCTCCGAGTTTCTCGATGCCCTTGTCCCGCGGCAGGTCTCGCGGGCGCTTATAG
- the ltrA gene encoding group II intron reverse transcriptase/maturase, with amino-acid sequence MKIEASPVSETTRRDANALGSCVQRKFASASIWTDAMLAALQNGVKGGKWHSLIDKVFRLDTLALGWTQVEKNAGAAGVDRMSVKRFAQARDRYLAELAHALQDGSYRPQPVRRVYIPKGKGRRPLGIPAVKDRVVQAALKLVIEPIFEHEFEPRSYGFRPGLGCKDALREVDRHVKAGYCWVVDADLQSYFDSIPHLPLLARVAGRIADGRVLELIQSFLKQDIMEDMTRWTPTSGSPQGAVISPLLANLYLHELDVEMRQAGLVMVRYADDAVVLCRTREEAEAALTRMRAWVDANGLTLHPDKTHVGDCRLEGHGFEFLGYRFEAGQRWVRKKSLMGLRDKIRALTKRNRGDSIESIIASINPTLRGWFGYFQHAHRYTFSSVDGFVRRRLRAILRRQLHRPGQGHCLRDHTRWPNAFFANLGLFTMSEALRLARQSRCGNN; translated from the coding sequence ATGAAGATCGAAGCATCGCCAGTGTCGGAAACGACTAGACGAGATGCAAACGCGCTGGGAAGCTGCGTGCAGCGGAAATTCGCGTCAGCTTCAATCTGGACGGACGCTATGTTGGCTGCTCTACAAAACGGAGTTAAGGGAGGTAAATGGCACAGTCTGATTGACAAGGTGTTTCGCCTGGACACGCTCGCGCTGGGATGGACTCAGGTCGAGAAGAACGCCGGGGCAGCGGGAGTGGACCGCATGAGCGTGAAGCGATTCGCGCAAGCGCGGGACCGCTACCTTGCTGAACTGGCGCATGCATTGCAGGATGGTAGCTATCGCCCGCAGCCGGTGCGGCGCGTCTACATACCGAAAGGTAAAGGACGCCGCCCGCTCGGTATACCCGCTGTGAAGGATCGCGTCGTTCAAGCGGCCCTGAAGCTGGTCATCGAGCCGATCTTTGAGCATGAGTTTGAGCCGAGAAGCTACGGCTTCCGCCCGGGCTTGGGCTGCAAGGATGCACTGCGCGAAGTGGACCGACATGTGAAAGCGGGCTACTGCTGGGTGGTCGATGCCGATCTGCAAAGCTATTTTGACTCGATCCCACACCTGCCCCTTCTCGCGAGAGTGGCCGGGCGCATCGCGGACGGCCGGGTTCTGGAACTTATCCAATCCTTTCTCAAGCAAGACATCATGGAAGACATGACGCGCTGGACGCCCACTTCTGGGAGTCCGCAGGGGGCGGTCATCAGCCCTCTGTTGGCAAATCTGTACCTGCACGAGCTTGACGTGGAAATGCGTCAGGCAGGGCTGGTCATGGTGCGCTACGCGGATGACGCCGTGGTGTTATGCCGCACACGTGAGGAAGCGGAAGCTGCGCTAACTCGCATGCGGGCTTGGGTGGATGCGAACGGCCTGACACTGCATCCCGACAAAACCCACGTTGGGGATTGCCGGCTGGAGGGTCATGGGTTCGAGTTTCTCGGTTACCGGTTCGAGGCGGGCCAACGGTGGGTGCGCAAGAAGAGTCTTATGGGGTTGCGGGATAAAATCCGGGCCCTGACCAAGCGTAACAGGGGCGATTCGATCGAGAGCATCATTGCGTCGATCAACCCGACCCTGCGTGGCTGGTTCGGCTATTTCCAGCACGCCCACCGCTACACCTTCTCGTCGGTCGACGGCTTTGTTCGTCGCCGTCTGCGAGCGATCTTGCGCCGACAGCTTCATCGTCCGGGGCAGGGTCATTGCCTTCGCGATCACACCCGATGGCCAAATGCCTTTTTCGCTAATCTTGGGCTGTTCACGATGTCCGAGGCCCTTCGATTGGCGCGCCAATCCCGATGTGGAAACAACTGA
- a CDS encoding tyrosine-type recombinase/integrase, producing MRMNASFVQLLHAFFENWLVQQRNVSVHTVLSYRDTWRLFLRFTSERQRCQIESLSMAQITASEVLAFLQHNEDERHVSIGTRNCRLAALKSFFRFVETQEPSALAQCAQVLAIPSKRMQRRVICYLESDEVAAILAQPDRSTIEGQRDHALLSFLYNTGARIQEALDLCPRDIRFEAPFQVRLLGKGRKERTCPLWPQTVTLLQALLRRQPHAPDERLFVNRYGSPLSASGVRFKLRQYVQAACQQVPSLSSKRVTPHVWRHTTGVHLVASHVDVTVIRSWLGHASLDMTNQYAQANMQTMREALQQFDVPSAVGHRPRWKRSATLLDWLDSL from the coding sequence ATGCGAATGAACGCATCGTTTGTTCAATTGCTACATGCTTTCTTCGAGAACTGGCTCGTGCAGCAGCGCAACGTCTCAGTCCACACTGTATTATCTTATCGAGACACTTGGCGTCTGTTTTTACGTTTTACCTCTGAGCGCCAGAGGTGTCAGATCGAAAGCCTAAGCATGGCGCAGATCACCGCTAGCGAGGTACTTGCTTTTCTCCAGCATAACGAAGATGAGCGCCATGTTTCAATTGGCACACGCAACTGCCGTCTCGCAGCGCTAAAGAGTTTTTTCCGTTTTGTGGAAACGCAAGAGCCGTCGGCACTGGCCCAATGTGCGCAGGTGCTTGCCATTCCAAGCAAGCGCATGCAGCGACGGGTGATCTGCTATCTGGAGTCAGACGAAGTGGCGGCCATTTTGGCTCAGCCCGACCGCAGCACCATTGAGGGGCAGCGCGATCACGCTCTACTCTCATTTCTTTACAATACGGGCGCGCGTATCCAGGAGGCTTTGGATCTTTGTCCACGGGACATCCGTTTCGAGGCGCCTTTCCAGGTGCGGCTGCTGGGCAAGGGCAGGAAAGAAAGGACCTGTCCGTTGTGGCCGCAAACAGTCACGCTGCTCCAAGCCCTATTAAGACGCCAACCGCACGCTCCAGATGAGCGCCTCTTCGTCAATCGCTACGGATCGCCACTGAGCGCTTCGGGTGTCCGATTCAAACTGCGGCAGTACGTCCAGGCAGCGTGTCAGCAGGTGCCCTCGTTATCGTCAAAACGCGTTACGCCACACGTATGGCGCCACACGACGGGCGTCCATCTTGTGGCTTCTCACGTTGACGTCACGGTCATTCGAAGTTGGCTTGGACATGCGAGTCTGGATATGACCAATCAGTATGCTCAAGCAAACATGCAAACAATGCGTGAGGCACTTCAACAGTTCGACGTACCCTCCGCGGTTGGGCATCGCCCTCGCTGGAAGCGGTCCGCCACGCTTTTGGATTGGCTTGATTCGCTTTGA
- a CDS encoding PP2C family serine/threonine-protein phosphatase, with protein MSWLAIGASEVGTSHQETSRPCEDSCWTDVLTTSAGVPVLAVFVSDGAGSAQCGGEGAELAIQTAAAFIVEQVQQAEFALTDAFAVSCVTRIRETLYARADTDGLKARDFACTFLGVVSLAGVTLAMQIGDGGIVLDTGAGLEVAIVPMSGEYANMTHFVTDEDAVSILQTRGYLGPARKVAVFTDGIQRLALNMTDNTPHEPFFTHFFKVMEHAKAEQQDQLDAALVKFLSSSAVNERTDDDKTLALAVQN; from the coding sequence GTGAGCTGGCTCGCTATCGGTGCATCGGAAGTCGGCACCTCGCACCAGGAAACCAGCCGACCTTGTGAAGACAGCTGCTGGACGGACGTGCTAACCACGTCAGCTGGCGTGCCCGTCTTAGCCGTATTTGTGTCGGACGGGGCCGGCAGTGCCCAGTGCGGAGGCGAAGGCGCGGAACTGGCCATCCAGACAGCGGCTGCTTTCATCGTAGAGCAGGTTCAGCAAGCTGAGTTTGCGCTGACCGATGCCTTCGCGGTCAGCTGCGTGACCCGGATACGGGAAACGCTCTATGCCAGAGCTGATACGGACGGCCTGAAAGCCCGGGACTTTGCCTGTACCTTTTTGGGCGTCGTCTCCTTGGCCGGCGTGACCCTGGCCATGCAGATTGGTGACGGCGGCATTGTGCTTGACACAGGCGCTGGTCTGGAGGTAGCCATCGTCCCTATGTCTGGCGAATACGCCAACATGACGCATTTCGTTACCGACGAGGATGCCGTGTCCATTCTGCAAACCCGGGGGTACTTGGGCCCCGCCCGGAAGGTCGCCGTCTTCACGGATGGCATACAGCGCCTGGCTCTGAATATGACCGACAACACCCCGCACGAACCGTTCTTTACCCACTTCTTCAAGGTAATGGAGCACGCGAAGGCAGAGCAGCAAGACCAGCTGGATGCTGCACTGGTGAAGTTTTTGAGCAGCTCAGCAGTCAACGAAAGAACCGACGACGACAAAACTCTGGCGCTAGCCGTACAGAACTGA
- a CDS encoding vWA domain-containing protein translates to MSEQISFETNDFASNPEPRCPCVLLLDVSGSMGGQPIEELNAGLATFHDELAADSLAMKRVEVAIVTFGPTKIEMPFTGASQFYPPTLVAQGDTPMGGAIMQALQLVQERKQEYRNNGISYYRPWVFLITDGGPTDHWQSAAAAVKEGESSKQFAFFAIGVKGANLEVLKQISVREPLSLEGLRFRELFSWLSSSLQSVSRSTPGTDVALESPKGWASV, encoded by the coding sequence GTGAGCGAACAAATATCATTTGAGACAAATGACTTTGCCTCCAACCCGGAGCCCCGTTGCCCCTGCGTTCTGCTACTGGACGTCTCGGGCTCGATGGGTGGCCAACCCATTGAGGAGCTCAATGCGGGGCTGGCAACCTTTCATGACGAGCTTGCGGCTGACTCTCTAGCCATGAAGCGCGTGGAAGTGGCCATCGTCACGTTTGGCCCCACCAAGATTGAGATGCCATTCACCGGGGCGTCCCAGTTCTACCCTCCGACGCTCGTTGCGCAGGGTGATACCCCGATGGGAGGGGCGATTATGCAAGCCCTGCAACTCGTCCAGGAACGCAAGCAGGAATATCGAAACAACGGCATCTCCTACTACCGCCCCTGGGTCTTCCTCATTACCGACGGTGGCCCGACGGACCACTGGCAGAGCGCCGCTGCTGCAGTGAAGGAAGGCGAATCTAGCAAACAGTTTGCGTTCTTTGCCATTGGCGTCAAGGGCGCCAACCTGGAAGTGCTCAAGCAAATCAGCGTGCGCGAGCCGCTGTCTCTTGAAGGCCTGCGATTCCGGGAACTCTTTAGCTGGCTCTCGAGCTCGCTGCAGTCAGTATCCCGGTCCACTCCGGGCACCGACGTTGCCCTCGAATCGCCCAAGGGCTGGGCCTCCGTGTGA
- a CDS encoding YiiX/YebB-like N1pC/P60 family cysteine hydrolase, producing the protein MIEHGDIIFTQIGSSQNAISAVTEGYRGALVNHVGVAMKNKKGTFVLEAFPPEVRVTNVDVFLRRSNDAEKKPRYLVGRLNPTFSPLVPLAIDYGLQLRDRPYDQFYLTDEKALYCSELVVDMFKAANGGEQFFVERPMSFRDKVTGKILEAWTHYYQQFGMEVPDGEPGSNPGDISKDPRLEVVHIEGKLAGYHAS; encoded by the coding sequence GTGATCGAGCATGGTGATATCATATTTACGCAAATAGGTTCAAGTCAAAATGCAATTTCCGCAGTCACAGAAGGCTATCGAGGCGCTCTTGTCAACCACGTTGGGGTCGCGATGAAGAACAAAAAAGGAACCTTTGTTCTTGAGGCGTTCCCGCCGGAAGTGAGAGTGACAAATGTTGATGTCTTTCTACGGCGATCAAATGATGCGGAAAAGAAACCCCGCTATTTAGTTGGCCGACTAAACCCTACCTTTTCACCGCTTGTGCCCTTGGCCATTGACTACGGGCTTCAGCTACGCGATCGTCCTTACGATCAGTTCTACCTTACAGACGAAAAAGCCTTGTACTGCAGCGAACTAGTTGTCGACATGTTCAAGGCAGCTAACGGGGGCGAACAATTCTTTGTTGAGCGGCCGATGAGCTTCAGGGACAAGGTAACCGGCAAGATTTTGGAAGCGTGGACCCATTACTACCAGCAGTTTGGGATGGAAGTGCCTGATGGCGAACCAGGTTCCAATCCCGGCGACATCAGTAAAGATCCTCGCCTGGAGGTCGTTCACATAGAGGGAAAACTTGCTGGCTACCATGCGTCATAG
- a CDS encoding tyrosine-type recombinase/integrase, with translation MNSWPDAQCDLYRVFVKQLRLRSTSARNSYHYVLAGFQRCALAYSGTQPPSRATIVHWLKTRATLLPQRVLFGHARLVDRFLDWLVANRRLERNPLSELRGAYSPRGTTPVVRALLSQDPDAALEALRPLPLFASHLGPLMREHIAMMHSLGFRYHTVQSRLARFDRFLQTRPDLEAEPLAVLVREWANSPSTPRHAMECAETGRVLAKAMQRKGVPVAIPRSPRDLRGVVKRNQRRPYIYTPDEVAQLLKVASVFPSPRAPLRPIALYTMIVLAYCAGLRLGEIVRLKVQDIDVEAATISVRDTKFYKARLLPVTMTVMRALGAYLQARLAAGAPADSASALFWNAQTSRAYSQIRISKLLVQVIRDAGLKPLPGYVGPRVHDLRHAMAVNRMIAWYRNGINPQVQLPYLASYLGHVSIQSTLVYLTSTQELLQQASERFEAFGARNLSDPVGGQSCE, from the coding sequence ATGAACAGTTGGCCCGACGCCCAATGCGACCTGTATCGCGTCTTTGTCAAGCAACTACGATTGCGAAGCACCTCGGCACGCAACAGTTACCACTATGTCCTTGCTGGGTTCCAGCGGTGCGCTCTCGCGTATTCAGGCACGCAACCTCCTTCTCGCGCGACTATCGTGCACTGGCTTAAGACGAGGGCCACGCTATTACCGCAACGTGTGCTCTTCGGCCACGCCCGGCTGGTGGATCGCTTTCTCGACTGGCTGGTCGCGAATAGGCGCCTTGAGCGCAATCCTTTGTCGGAGTTGCGTGGCGCTTACAGCCCACGCGGCACTACGCCAGTGGTTCGCGCGTTGCTCAGTCAAGATCCCGATGCCGCCTTGGAGGCACTTCGACCGCTGCCCCTCTTTGCAAGTCACCTGGGCCCTCTAATGCGGGAGCACATAGCGATGATGCACTCACTGGGATTTCGCTATCACACAGTGCAAAGCCGGTTGGCCCGGTTCGATCGCTTTCTACAAACTCGGCCCGATCTTGAGGCGGAACCCCTCGCAGTGCTCGTTAGAGAGTGGGCCAACTCCCCTTCGACGCCCCGACATGCGATGGAATGCGCTGAGACTGGCCGTGTTCTCGCTAAAGCCATGCAGCGCAAAGGCGTACCCGTGGCCATTCCGCGGTCGCCTCGGGACCTGCGTGGTGTGGTCAAGCGGAACCAGCGACGACCTTATATCTATACACCAGACGAGGTCGCGCAACTGCTTAAGGTTGCAAGCGTCTTTCCGTCTCCGCGAGCACCCCTGCGGCCCATCGCCCTGTACACAATGATCGTGCTTGCCTACTGTGCCGGCCTTCGGCTCGGAGAGATCGTCCGTCTGAAGGTGCAAGACATTGATGTGGAGGCCGCAACCATCTCAGTGCGCGACACGAAGTTTTACAAGGCGCGTCTGTTGCCGGTCACGATGACGGTCATGAGAGCACTAGGCGCTTATCTCCAGGCCCGCTTGGCAGCAGGCGCTCCCGCTGATAGTGCCTCTGCCCTGTTCTGGAACGCGCAAACGTCCCGAGCCTACTCCCAGATCAGGATCAGCAAGCTGTTGGTCCAGGTCATCCGGGACGCTGGCCTGAAGCCCTTGCCCGGCTATGTGGGTCCCCGTGTTCATGATCTTCGACATGCCATGGCGGTAAATCGGATGATCGCTTGGTATCGGAATGGGATCAACCCCCAGGTTCAGTTGCCTTACCTGGCGTCATATCTTGGGCACGTCAGTATCCAGTCGACCCTCGTCTATCTCACCTCGACGCAAGAGTTGCTGCAGCAAGCATCCGAACGGTTTGAGGCCTTCGGCGCGCGCAACCTCAGCGATCCGGTTGGAGGTCAATCATGCGAATGA